A genomic segment from Paenibacillus sp. FSL K6-1096 encodes:
- the glyA gene encoding serine hydroxymethyltransferase, which produces MEQLRKSDPAVLEAMGLELNRQRANIELIASENIVSEAVMEAMGSVLTNKYAEGYPGKRYYGGCEDVDIVENLARDRAKQLFGAEHANVQPHSGAQANMAVYLAALKPGDTVLGMNLAHGGHLTHGSPVNASGILYNFVAYGVQEDSFLIDYDEVRKAAFKHRPKMIVAGASAYPRTIDFAALGSIANDVGALFMVDMAHIAGLVAAGIHPSPVPHAHFVTTTTHKTLRGPRGGLILCRQPWAAAIDKAVFPGSQGGPLMHVIASKAVALGEALQPSFKTYAENVVKNAKVLAETLIGEGVNIVSGGTDNHLMLIDTRSLNITGKDAEKVLDSIGITVNKNAIPFDPTSPFVTSGIRIGTPAVTSRGMDEQAMTVIGRIIAAVLKNPKDEAALAQAAKEVAKLTEQYPIYPELKY; this is translated from the coding sequence ATGGAACAATTGCGTAAGAGTGACCCGGCAGTACTGGAAGCGATGGGACTTGAACTGAACCGCCAGCGTGCGAACATTGAACTTATTGCTTCAGAGAATATTGTAAGTGAAGCTGTGATGGAAGCGATGGGCTCGGTGCTGACGAACAAGTACGCCGAAGGTTATCCCGGCAAACGTTACTATGGCGGCTGTGAGGATGTCGATATCGTCGAGAATCTGGCCCGTGACCGTGCCAAGCAGCTGTTCGGTGCGGAGCATGCCAACGTGCAGCCGCATTCCGGCGCACAGGCTAACATGGCTGTGTATCTCGCAGCACTTAAGCCTGGCGACACGGTTCTTGGGATGAACCTGGCGCATGGCGGCCATTTGACCCACGGCAGCCCGGTGAATGCCTCCGGTATTCTGTATAACTTTGTTGCCTATGGCGTGCAAGAGGATTCCTTCCTGATTGATTATGATGAAGTGCGCAAGGCAGCCTTCAAGCATCGTCCCAAAATGATCGTCGCCGGTGCAAGCGCGTATCCGCGGACGATTGATTTTGCCGCCCTGGGTTCCATTGCGAATGATGTAGGCGCCCTGTTCATGGTCGATATGGCCCATATTGCCGGTCTGGTGGCTGCCGGAATTCACCCGAGCCCGGTTCCTCATGCCCATTTCGTTACGACAACTACGCATAAGACGCTGCGCGGACCGCGCGGAGGTCTGATTCTCTGCAGACAGCCATGGGCTGCCGCTATTGATAAAGCTGTCTTCCCGGGTTCCCAAGGCGGACCGCTGATGCACGTGATTGCCTCCAAAGCCGTGGCGCTCGGTGAGGCACTGCAGCCTTCCTTCAAGACCTATGCTGAGAATGTAGTCAAGAATGCCAAGGTTCTTGCTGAGACTCTGATCGGTGAAGGTGTGAACATCGTATCGGGCGGCACCGATAACCACCTGATGCTGATTGACACCCGCAGTCTGAACATTACCGGCAAGGATGCCGAGAAGGTGCTGGATTCCATCGGAATTACAGTGAACAAAAACGCGATTCCGTTTGACCCTACCAGCCCGTTTGTGACCAGCGGGATCCGTATCGGTACACCTGCCGTTACCTCGCGGGGTATGGATGAGCAGGCGATGACTGTGATCGGCCGCATTATCGCAGCAGTCCTGAAGAACCCGAAGGATGAAGCTGCGCTGGCCCAGGCTGCCAAAGAAGTGGCGAAGCTGACGGAGCAGTATCCGATCTATCCTGAACTGAAGTACTAA
- a CDS encoding low molecular weight protein arginine phosphatase translates to MLHILFVCTGNTCRSPMAEGLLRKLAKERGVDVEVRSAGVSAIPGTSISRHAAGILQDEGIHDNIVSSQLSGEAVAWADLILTLTGAHKRHLLQLYPDAIAKTHTLKEYVQTQESVAADIRELDSLYAEAEMNLALGTEPAAADLQRIIEIRQRIPSFDIIDPFGGSREDYELAAAEIRSALYSLLDKLESLRKL, encoded by the coding sequence ATGCTGCATATTTTATTCGTCTGCACAGGAAATACCTGCCGCAGTCCCATGGCGGAGGGGCTTCTGCGGAAGCTTGCGAAGGAGCGGGGAGTGGATGTGGAGGTGCGTTCTGCCGGAGTTTCTGCCATCCCCGGTACTTCTATATCCAGACATGCCGCCGGCATTCTCCAGGATGAAGGAATTCATGATAACATCGTATCCTCTCAACTGTCCGGAGAAGCTGTAGCCTGGGCCGATCTGATTCTTACCCTGACAGGAGCGCATAAGCGGCACTTGCTGCAGCTGTATCCCGATGCTATTGCCAAGACACATACCTTGAAGGAATATGTGCAGACCCAGGAGTCCGTGGCGGCTGATATCCGCGAGCTGGATAGCCTGTATGCGGAGGCAGAGATGAATCTGGCGCTGGGCACAGAGCCGGCGGCGGCCGATCTGCAGCGGATCATCGAGATCCGCCAGCGTATTCCGAGCTTCGATATCATCGATCCGTTCGGCGGCTCACGCGAGGATTACGAGCTGGCGGCGGCTGAGATCCGCTCGGCGCTCTACAGTCTGCTGGATAAACTTGAATCGCTGCGGAAGCTGTGA
- a CDS encoding F0F1 ATP synthase subunit delta — MSRDTVVAKRYAKALYSAAVDAGTTLQVEEQLKLVVEVLHDDAEVRAFILAPRISQADKLNVLRGTLAGKVSEAVMNMVELLVERGRTDIFAELLATYVKIEGDALGIGDAMVYSAYALSQEEQDSVAAEFSQLTNRKIRVTNVVDTSLLGGLKVVIGDTLYDGSLAGKLERLEKSFNDKQRR, encoded by the coding sequence ATGAGCCGCGATACGGTAGTTGCCAAGCGCTATGCCAAAGCCTTGTACAGTGCAGCAGTAGATGCAGGCACTACGCTTCAGGTGGAAGAACAGCTCAAGCTGGTTGTCGAAGTGCTTCATGATGATGCAGAGGTCAGAGCGTTCATCCTGGCGCCGCGCATCTCGCAGGCCGATAAGCTGAATGTGCTGCGCGGAACGCTTGCAGGCAAAGTCTCTGAAGCGGTAATGAACATGGTAGAGCTGCTGGTAGAGCGGGGCAGAACTGATATTTTCGCAGAGCTGCTGGCAACTTACGTCAAGATCGAAGGCGATGCGCTGGGAATCGGCGACGCTATGGTGTACTCCGCCTATGCGCTCAGCCAAGAGGAACAGGATAGCGTAGCGGCTGAGTTCAGCCAGCTTACAAACCGCAAGATTCGTGTAACCAATGTGGTGGATACAAGCCTGCTCGGAGGACTGAAGGTGGTCATCGGCGATACGCTGTATGACGGAAGTCTGGCCGGCAAGCTTGAGCGTCTTGAGAAATCCTTTAATGATAAGCAAAGAAGATAG
- a CDS encoding L-threonylcarbamoyladenylate synthase, whose product MSEHKHTPFAAQRRRGHIESTLYWSLACGDPDGEAGNSGTLSGSDLEKIEAAAGLLRSGETVAFPTETVYGLGADARNTAAVEAVFAAKGRPSDNPLIVHIARRSDLEGLVTEVHPVAARLIDAFWPGPLTLVLPVRPGVLSPLVTAGLDTVGVRMPDHPVALALLRAADCPVAAPSANRSGRPSPTLAAHVLEDLAGYIGGVLDGGAAGVGLESTVVQVQPDGTVQVLRPGGITAEQLAAVTGSAAGASGGAGVSAAAAAQAAEDGPAAPRAPGMKYTHYAPRGALSIVRGSSAQRVAETAAELLQAAQRDGAVTGLLLFEEHRALYPADPAACVVSLGPLASPEEAARFLYAALRRFDEAGATYILAEACPVTGLGAAIMNRLMKAAGNTVIDTD is encoded by the coding sequence ATGTCAGAACATAAGCATACCCCGTTTGCGGCCCAGCGCCGCAGGGGTCATATAGAGTCCACCCTGTACTGGAGCCTGGCCTGCGGCGATCCGGATGGGGAGGCGGGAAATTCGGGGACGCTCAGCGGCAGCGACCTGGAGAAGATTGAAGCAGCGGCCGGCCTGCTGCGCAGCGGGGAGACGGTGGCCTTCCCGACAGAGACGGTGTACGGGCTGGGCGCGGATGCGCGGAATACCGCTGCGGTTGAAGCGGTTTTTGCCGCCAAGGGCCGGCCCTCCGATAATCCGCTGATTGTGCATATCGCCCGGCGCAGCGACCTGGAGGGCCTGGTCACGGAGGTGCATCCGGTCGCCGCCCGGCTGATCGATGCGTTCTGGCCCGGCCCGCTGACGCTGGTGCTGCCGGTGCGCCCCGGCGTCCTCTCGCCGCTGGTGACGGCGGGGCTGGATACGGTCGGGGTGCGGATGCCTGACCATCCGGTTGCGCTGGCGCTGCTGCGCGCGGCGGACTGCCCGGTGGCGGCGCCCAGCGCCAACCGCTCGGGGCGGCCGAGTCCCACGCTGGCCGCCCATGTGCTGGAGGACCTCGCCGGGTATATCGGCGGGGTCCTCGATGGTGGCGCAGCCGGGGTCGGCCTGGAGTCGACCGTGGTGCAGGTGCAGCCGGACGGGACGGTGCAGGTGCTCCGTCCCGGCGGCATCACCGCCGAGCAGCTTGCGGCGGTGACCGGCTCCGCCGCCGGAGCGTCCGGCGGCGCTGGTGTGTCCGCCGCTGCTGCTGCGCAGGCGGCGGAGGACGGCCCGGCGGCGCCGCGCGCGCCGGGCATGAAGTACACGCACTATGCTCCGCGCGGAGCGCTCAGCATAGTACGCGGGTCCTCCGCGCAGCGCGTCGCGGAGACCGCAGCGGAGCTGCTGCAGGCGGCGCAGCGGGACGGCGCGGTGACGGGCCTGCTCCTCTTCGAGGAGCATAGGGCCCTGTACCCGGCCGATCCGGCCGCCTGCGTGGTGTCGCTCGGCCCGCTCGCCTCGCCGGAGGAGGCCGCCCGCTTCTTGTATGCCGCCTTGCGGCGCTTTGATGAAGCGGGGGCCACGTACATCCTGGCCGAGGCCTGCCCGGTCACGGGCCTCGGTGCCGCTATTATGAACCGGCTAATGAAGGCCGCCGGTAATACGGTCATCGACACAGACTGA
- a CDS encoding manganese efflux pump, translated as MGLGGIYEGWGEIVTVAIMAVALGMDAFSLGVGIGMKGIRLLHVLQLSLLIAFFHVLMPLLGLFTGSYVGHLLGQVTTFAAGGLLVLLGGHMVFNSFREGDGASRQMDHRTGWGMLLIALSVSVDSFSVGVSLGMFVSNIVLTVLAFGACGGFMAITGLLLGRRVSRGLGDYGEALGGAILLAFGLLFIF; from the coding sequence ATGGGCTTAGGCGGGATATATGAGGGCTGGGGCGAGATCGTGACAGTGGCCATTATGGCGGTTGCGCTGGGGATGGATGCGTTCTCCCTCGGAGTGGGCATAGGGATGAAGGGCATCCGTCTGCTGCATGTGCTGCAGCTCAGCCTGCTGATTGCTTTTTTTCATGTGCTGATGCCGCTTCTGGGCCTGTTCACCGGCAGCTATGTCGGCCATTTGCTGGGACAAGTCACCACGTTTGCCGCCGGAGGCCTGCTGGTGCTGCTGGGCGGACATATGGTATTCAATTCCTTCCGGGAAGGCGACGGCGCCAGCCGGCAGATGGATCACCGGACAGGCTGGGGCATGCTGCTGATTGCGCTCAGTGTGAGTGTGGATTCCTTCTCCGTCGGGGTCTCGCTGGGGATGTTTGTCAGCAATATCGTTCTGACCGTACTCGCCTTCGGTGCCTGCGGCGGGTTCATGGCTATTACCGGGCTGCTGCTGGGTAGACGGGTAAGCCGCGGTCTCGGCGATTACGGGGAAGCGCTGGGCGGGGCGATTCTGCTGGCGTTTGGCTTGCTGTTCATCTTCTGA
- the upp gene encoding uracil phosphoribosyltransferase, giving the protein MGKLVICDHPLIQHKLTFIRDVRTNTKEFREHVDEVATLMAYEITRDIPLETITVQTPVAETQSKVISGRMLGLIPILRAGLGMLEGVLKLLPAAKVGHVGLFRDPDTLQPVEYYIKLPTDVQERELIVIDPMLATGGSAIAAITSLKNRGCTQIKMMNLIAAPEGVAAVQAAHPDVDIYVAALDDHLNDHGYIVPGLGDAGDRLYGTK; this is encoded by the coding sequence ATGGGAAAATTGGTGATTTGCGATCATCCATTGATTCAGCACAAATTGACATTCATTCGCGATGTGCGGACCAATACGAAAGAGTTCAGGGAGCATGTCGATGAAGTAGCTACTCTTATGGCTTATGAAATTACGCGTGATATTCCGCTGGAGACCATTACGGTGCAGACACCGGTGGCCGAAACGCAGAGCAAGGTAATCTCGGGAAGAATGCTCGGGCTGATTCCGATTCTGCGCGCCGGTCTGGGGATGCTGGAGGGTGTGCTTAAGCTGCTGCCTGCGGCGAAGGTGGGACATGTCGGCCTGTTCCGCGATCCGGATACCCTGCAGCCGGTGGAATACTATATCAAGCTTCCTACCGATGTGCAGGAGCGTGAGCTGATCGTGATCGACCCGATGCTGGCAACCGGCGGCTCGGCAATTGCAGCGATTACCTCGCTTAAGAACCGCGGATGCACCCAGATCAAGATGATGAACCTGATTGCTGCCCCGGAAGGCGTTGCTGCGGTACAGGCTGCCCATCCGGATGTAGACATCTACGTGGCTGCGCTGGATGACCATCTGAACGACCACGGTTATATTGTTCCAGGGCTTGGGGATGCCGGGGACAGGCTGTACGGAACCAAGTAG
- the atpA gene encoding F0F1 ATP synthase subunit alpha translates to MGIRPEEISTLIKSQIEQYKADIEVAEIGTVIQVGDGIARVYGLENAMAGELLEFSNGVVGMALNLEESNVGVVILGEYKEIREGDQVKRTGQIMQVPVGEAMLGRVVNALGQPLDGKGPIATTEFRPVEHNAPGVIDRKSVHEPMQTGLKAIDAMVPIGRGQRELIIGDRQTGKTAIAIDAIINQKGNGMKCIYVAIGQKQSTVAQVVETLRRHGALEYTIVVTASASEPSPLLYIAPYAGCAMGEYFMYKGEHVLVIYDDLSKQASAYRELSLLLRRPPGREAFPGDVFYLHSRLLERAAKLSDELGGGSLTALPFIETQASDVSAYIPTNVISITDGQIFLESDLFNSGQRPAINVGISVSRVGGSAQIKAMKKVAGSLRLDLAQYRELQAFSQFGSDLDKSTQARLNRGARMMEILKQGVNQPLTVEHQVVSLYTAVKGYLDDIPVKDVKRFEKEFLAFVDSSAAEILKSITDTKDLTADNETALKDAIEKFKRGFATS, encoded by the coding sequence TTGGGCATCAGACCTGAAGAGATCAGCACTTTGATCAAAAGTCAAATTGAGCAATATAAAGCCGATATCGAAGTTGCCGAAATTGGCACCGTCATTCAAGTCGGCGACGGTATCGCCCGTGTCTACGGTCTGGAAAACGCAATGGCAGGGGAACTGCTGGAGTTCTCCAACGGTGTAGTGGGCATGGCGCTTAACCTGGAAGAAAGCAACGTCGGTGTCGTTATTCTCGGGGAATACAAGGAAATCCGCGAAGGCGATCAGGTCAAACGTACCGGCCAGATCATGCAGGTTCCAGTGGGCGAAGCCATGCTGGGCCGCGTTGTGAACGCGCTGGGACAGCCGCTTGACGGCAAGGGCCCTATTGCCACCACTGAATTCCGTCCCGTAGAGCATAATGCGCCGGGGGTTATTGACCGTAAATCGGTGCATGAACCGATGCAGACAGGTCTGAAGGCCATTGACGCTATGGTGCCGATCGGCCGCGGACAACGCGAGTTGATTATCGGTGACCGTCAGACGGGTAAAACGGCCATCGCGATCGACGCGATCATCAACCAGAAGGGCAACGGGATGAAATGTATCTATGTTGCTATCGGACAGAAGCAGTCTACAGTAGCACAGGTAGTAGAAACCCTCCGCCGCCATGGCGCGCTGGAATATACAATCGTCGTTACTGCATCGGCTTCCGAGCCTTCTCCGCTGCTCTATATTGCTCCATACGCAGGCTGCGCCATGGGCGAATACTTCATGTACAAGGGCGAGCATGTGCTGGTCATCTACGATGACCTTTCCAAGCAGGCATCCGCATACCGCGAATTGTCCCTGCTGCTCCGCCGTCCACCGGGCCGTGAAGCGTTCCCTGGTGACGTATTCTACCTGCACTCCCGTCTGCTGGAACGTGCGGCGAAGCTCAGCGATGAGCTTGGTGGTGGTTCATTAACCGCCCTGCCGTTCATCGAAACACAGGCATCTGACGTATCCGCCTACATTCCTACGAACGTAATCTCGATTACGGACGGACAAATCTTCCTGGAATCCGACCTGTTCAACTCCGGCCAGCGTCCGGCGATTAACGTCGGTATCTCCGTATCCCGTGTAGGGGGCTCCGCCCAGATCAAGGCGATGAAGAAGGTTGCCGGTTCCCTGCGTCTGGATCTGGCGCAATACCGCGAGCTGCAGGCCTTCTCCCAATTCGGTTCCGATCTGGACAAATCTACGCAGGCCCGTCTGAACCGCGGTGCGCGTATGATGGAGATCCTGAAGCAGGGTGTTAACCAGCCGCTGACCGTTGAGCACCAGGTTGTCAGCCTGTATACCGCTGTTAAGGGATACCTGGACGATATTCCAGTCAAGGACGTTAAGCGTTTCGAGAAGGAATTCCTGGCCTTTGTCGACAGCAGCGCTGCCGAAATCCTGAAGTCCATCACGGACACCAAGGATCTGACCGCTGATAACGAGACTGCGCTTAAGGATGCAATCGAGAAATTCAAAAGAGGCTTTGCTACAAGCTAA
- a CDS encoding ATP synthase subunit I — protein MDNMTPIINIVTRITLIIMAGLVMGWALHHETRAVTLGMTLGMLAGLVNFRYLAIKVRRVTKSVVDQQNRSFSLGFVTRISFGILVTMFSVKYEHFSLEATITGLFIPQLLAIPVGIYLGIKNKL, from the coding sequence ATGGATAATATGACTCCCATCATCAACATCGTCACCAGGATTACCCTGATTATTATGGCAGGCCTGGTCATGGGTTGGGCTCTTCATCATGAGACCCGGGCAGTGACGCTTGGAATGACGCTCGGCATGCTGGCGGGACTGGTGAACTTCCGTTATCTTGCCATCAAGGTGAGGCGGGTCACGAAGTCGGTGGTGGATCAGCAGAACCGGTCATTCAGTCTCGGTTTTGTCACCCGGATCAGCTTCGGGATTCTGGTCACCATGTTCTCGGTCAAATATGAGCATTTCTCGCTGGAGGCAACGATCACCGGCCTGTTCATCCCCCAGCTTCTGGCTATTCCCGTGGGGATATATTTAGGAATCAAGAATAAGCTGTAG
- a CDS encoding AtpZ/AtpI family protein, which translates to MKEQKKEPGLGRIALVLGSAGSLLAAYIVIGFFVARWLRKLMDGPPVWLAIGTIAGMVLGVVNVAMLIKKYLGEQNG; encoded by the coding sequence ATGAAGGAACAAAAGAAGGAGCCGGGACTGGGGCGGATCGCTTTAGTTCTCGGGAGTGCAGGCAGTTTGCTTGCCGCTTACATTGTGATAGGTTTTTTCGTAGCCCGGTGGCTGCGGAAGCTGATGGACGGCCCTCCTGTCTGGCTGGCTATCGGCACAATTGCCGGTATGGTACTCGGGGTTGTGAATGTTGCTATGCTCATCAAAAAATATCTGGGGGAGCAAAATGGATAA
- a CDS encoding TIGR01440 family protein, with translation MLKHEGVQAAAPQIAGGGEQALAASAAAVTRELAVAGKLGPGKILVVGASTSEVAGKRIGTGGALEVARQLLEGITGVAAEFGFHTVYQCCEHLNRSLVMERELLEKLGLREVSAVPVPGAGGSMAAAAYQSMADPVLAESVEAHAGIDIGETLIGMHLRRVAVPYRPSLRYIGAARVNAAWSRPPLIGGERAVYRTPETSGSANCD, from the coding sequence ATGCTGAAGCACGAGGGTGTTCAGGCAGCAGCGCCGCAGATTGCGGGCGGCGGTGAACAAGCTTTGGCTGCATCCGCTGCTGCGGTAACGCGTGAACTTGCAGTAGCAGGTAAGCTGGGTCCGGGCAAAATCCTTGTCGTCGGAGCCAGCACCAGTGAAGTGGCAGGCAAGCGGATAGGGACCGGCGGTGCGCTGGAGGTTGCGCGGCAGCTGCTGGAGGGTATCACCGGGGTCGCGGCCGAGTTTGGATTTCATACGGTCTACCAATGCTGCGAGCACCTGAACCGTTCGCTGGTGATGGAACGGGAGCTGCTGGAGAAGCTTGGCCTCAGGGAGGTATCGGCTGTGCCGGTTCCGGGGGCCGGAGGCTCAATGGCTGCGGCGGCCTACCAGTCGATGGCAGACCCTGTGCTGGCGGAGTCCGTGGAGGCCCACGCCGGTATAGATATAGGAGAGACGCTGATCGGTATGCATCTGCGGCGGGTTGCCGTACCTTACCGGCCAAGCCTTCGATACATCGGGGCCGCGCGGGTGAATGCCGCGTGGAGCAGACCGCCGCTGATCGGCGGGGAGCGGGCCGTGTACCGCACGCCGGAGACGAGCGGTTCGGCCAATTGCGATTGA
- the atpB gene encoding F0F1 ATP synthase subunit A, whose protein sequence is MHEMPLIYVGGIPIDLSAVLMLVISSVIVFVLVMLSVRNLSVENPSKLQNFMEWVVEFVQGLISSAMDLKKGKPYISLGLTLILFIFVSNLLGLPFSFITEAHEPVYIFGHVIEATKDLAGGAHAEILWYKSPTADINVTAGLAIVVFFLMNYLGIKLNGKHYFKHYVEPFPIFLPLNIIENLAKPVALAIRLFANIFAGEVLITVILKLGLFSIPFLAVWQGFSIFVGALQAFIFTILTMVYIAQMTIHEEEAH, encoded by the coding sequence ATGCACGAAATGCCTTTAATCTATGTCGGCGGAATTCCGATTGACCTGTCTGCGGTGCTGATGCTCGTAATCAGCTCAGTGATTGTGTTCGTTCTGGTTATGCTGTCCGTCCGCAACCTGTCGGTTGAGAACCCGTCCAAGCTCCAGAATTTCATGGAGTGGGTGGTCGAATTTGTACAGGGACTGATCAGCAGCGCCATGGATCTGAAGAAGGGAAAGCCCTACATATCACTGGGATTGACGCTGATACTGTTTATCTTCGTCTCCAATCTCCTTGGTCTGCCGTTTTCCTTCATTACTGAAGCCCATGAGCCGGTGTACATTTTTGGACATGTTATCGAAGCAACCAAAGATCTGGCGGGCGGGGCGCATGCAGAGATTCTGTGGTACAAATCGCCGACCGCAGACATCAACGTAACCGCAGGACTTGCAATCGTCGTATTCTTCCTGATGAACTATCTGGGCATCAAGCTGAACGGCAAGCATTATTTCAAGCATTACGTTGAGCCGTTTCCGATTTTCCTGCCGCTGAACATCATTGAGAACCTGGCGAAGCCGGTGGCGCTTGCCATCCGTCTATTTGCCAACATTTTCGCCGGCGAGGTCCTGATTACCGTAATTCTGAAGCTGGGACTGTTCAGTATTCCGTTCCTGGCCGTCTGGCAAGGCTTCAGTATCTTTGTCGGGGCGCTTCAGGCCTTTATCTTTACGATTCTGACGATGGTGTACATCGCGCAGATGACGATCCACGAGGAAGAAGCGCATTAA
- the wecB gene encoding UDP-N-acetylglucosamine 2-epimerase (non-hydrolyzing): MSKIKVMTIFGVRPEAIKMAPLVLELGRHPEHIESVVCVTAQHRELLDQVLEVFKITPDYDLDVMKDRQTLNEISIRVLEGLEPVLREAKPDLVLVHGDTLTTFLASYASFLQQIQVGHVEAGLRTWNKLSPYPEEMNRQLTGVLADLHFAPTGWSAGNLRHENKKESSIYITGNTVTDVFQYTVQPDYRHPVLDFASGKRLILMTAHRRESQGEPHRHIFRAVKRIADEFEDVAIVYPVHPSPAVKEPAHEILGGHPRIKLIDPLDVVDLHNFYPHTHLILTDSGGLQEEAPSFGVPVLVLRDTTERPEGIEAGTLELVGTDEEKVYQRTHALLTDQNLYQSMSRAANPYGDGKASQRIVNAILHHFGVVKERPEEFHTMFTNEDN, encoded by the coding sequence ATGTCCAAAATTAAAGTAATGACGATTTTTGGTGTGCGCCCCGAGGCAATCAAGATGGCGCCGCTGGTTCTGGAGCTGGGAAGACATCCTGAGCATATCGAGTCTGTGGTATGTGTGACTGCGCAGCACCGCGAACTGCTGGATCAGGTGCTTGAGGTGTTCAAAATCACCCCGGACTACGATCTGGACGTGATGAAGGACCGCCAGACGCTGAACGAGATCAGCATCCGGGTGCTCGAAGGGCTGGAGCCGGTGCTCCGCGAGGCGAAGCCGGACCTGGTGCTTGTGCACGGGGATACGCTGACTACCTTCCTGGCCAGCTATGCGTCTTTCCTGCAGCAAATTCAGGTTGGGCATGTGGAAGCAGGACTTCGGACCTGGAATAAGCTGTCGCCTTATCCGGAGGAAATGAACCGCCAATTGACGGGGGTTCTTGCCGATCTGCATTTTGCCCCGACCGGCTGGTCAGCCGGGAACCTGAGACACGAGAACAAAAAAGAATCAAGTATATATATCACAGGCAACACCGTAACTGATGTGTTTCAATATACCGTACAGCCGGATTACCGGCATCCTGTACTGGATTTTGCTTCAGGAAAAAGACTTATTCTGATGACGGCGCACCGCAGAGAATCCCAAGGCGAACCGCACCGTCATATTTTCCGTGCTGTCAAAAGAATCGCTGATGAATTTGAAGATGTAGCCATTGTGTATCCTGTACATCCGAGTCCTGCTGTGAAGGAACCGGCGCATGAGATCCTTGGCGGACACCCAAGAATCAAGCTGATTGATCCACTCGATGTCGTTGACCTGCATAATTTCTATCCGCATACCCACCTGATTCTGACCGATTCGGGCGGCCTGCAGGAGGAAGCTCCGTCCTTCGGGGTTCCTGTGCTGGTGCTGCGCGATACAACCGAGCGTCCCGAAGGGATTGAGGCCGGAACGCTGGAGCTGGTGGGCACGGACGAGGAGAAGGTGTATCAACGGACACATGCGCTGCTGACCGATCAGAACCTGTATCAGTCGATGAGCCGGGCCGCCAACCCGTATGGAGACGGTAAAGCCTCCCAAAGAATTGTCAATGCGATTCTGCATCATTTCGGGGTCGTTAAGGAACGTCCTGAAGAATTTCACACAATGTTCACAAATGAGGACAACTAA
- the atpE gene encoding F0F1 ATP synthase subunit C, translating into MEFLAAAIAVGLGALGAGLGNGMIVSKTVESIARQPEARNALQTTMFIGVGIVEVIPLAATVIAFLIMFS; encoded by the coding sequence ATGGAATTCTTGGCAGCAGCAATCGCAGTAGGTCTGGGCGCACTTGGCGCAGGTCTTGGTAACGGTATGATCGTCAGCAAAACAGTGGAATCGATCGCCCGTCAGCCGGAAGCACGCAACGCACTGCAAACTACAATGTTTATCGGTGTAGGTATCGTGGAAGTTATTCCTTTGGCCGCAACCGTTATTGCATTCCTGATCATGTTTTCTTAA
- the atpF gene encoding F0F1 ATP synthase subunit B: MTIVWTNIVFSIIAFVILYILLSKFAFSKLFGIMEQRRQMVLQQMDEAAKTREQAVAYVEEQKQALQQARQEAQAIIQQSQATSNNQVDKILDQAKTEAARLKDEAVRDIESEKNKAVEALRSELGTASVRIASKLLEKEVKSDGEQEQLVNQYLKEVGGRS, translated from the coding sequence GTGACTATCGTTTGGACAAATATAGTGTTTTCCATTATAGCTTTCGTAATTCTGTATATCCTGCTCAGCAAATTTGCTTTCAGCAAGCTGTTCGGAATTATGGAGCAACGGCGCCAAATGGTGCTGCAGCAAATGGATGAAGCAGCCAAGACCAGAGAGCAGGCGGTCGCTTACGTAGAGGAGCAGAAGCAGGCCCTGCAGCAGGCGCGCCAGGAGGCACAGGCTATTATTCAACAGTCCCAGGCCACCAGCAACAATCAGGTTGACAAGATTCTGGATCAGGCCAAGACTGAGGCTGCCCGTCTCAAAGACGAGGCTGTCCGTGATATTGAGAGCGAGAAGAACAAGGCCGTGGAAGCCCTGCGCAGCGAGCTGGGAACCGCTTCGGTCCGCATCGCCTCCAAGCTGCTTGAGAAGGAAGTTAAATCAGACGGCGAACAGGAACAGCTCGTGAATCAATACCTCAAAGAGGTAGGAGGCCGGTCATGA